From a single Calditerrivibrio sp. genomic region:
- a CDS encoding Crp/Fnr family transcriptional regulator, whose translation MNLQNAINIFCNAFLGGYDPDLCKMLESASNLVHKSKGELFFVEGEEGTNVYFLISGLVKLYKTNDEGKEAIIHFVKSGEIFAEILFFLKNRYPVTSLAIENCSALAIDSKKIELLIKEHPHFAMKLIGSLSQRIKYLINMLENLTLTDLSTRFLKYIQNLSELKKSNEIVLPIKKGDLAILLGATPEAFSRMLKKLKDEKLITIEGRKITLLK comes from the coding sequence ATGAACTTACAAAATGCCATAAATATCTTCTGTAATGCTTTTTTAGGGGGTTATGATCCTGATCTCTGTAAAATGCTTGAATCAGCCTCAAATCTCGTACACAAATCTAAAGGGGAGTTATTCTTTGTAGAAGGTGAAGAGGGGACCAATGTTTACTTTTTGATATCAGGTCTTGTTAAACTCTATAAGACCAATGATGAGGGTAAAGAAGCGATAATTCATTTTGTCAAAAGCGGTGAGATTTTTGCAGAAATCCTTTTTTTTCTAAAAAATAGATACCCTGTGACCTCTCTTGCAATAGAAAACTGTTCTGCACTGGCCATCGATTCCAAAAAAATAGAGCTACTGATAAAAGAACACCCCCACTTTGCAATGAAACTCATAGGTTCCCTGTCCCAAAGGATAAAATATCTAATTAATATGTTAGAAAATTTAACCCTTACAGATCTATCCACACGCTTTCTAAAATATATTCAAAACCTATCTGAGCTTAAAAAGAGTAATGAGATCGTATTACCGATAAAAAAAGGGGATCTCGCCATCCTTCTTGGGGCAACACCCGAAGCTTTTTCAAGAATGCTCAAAAAGCTCAAAGATGAGAAACTAATCACCATAGAAGGTAGAAAAATTACCCTCCTAAAATAA
- the hcp gene encoding hydroxylamine reductase, with translation MSMFCYQCSEAAKGVGCTVKGVCGKDDKVAALQDMLVYNLKGLAYWTKKGREVGVFLEEADLFLLEGLFATITNVNFDAERFVDYNNKAIKLRDMVREMAVSKGINPHTPYDVANWKPLGTEDDYLAKAAAASILSEEHEDIRSLKELLIYGVKGIAAYADHAYVLKFKSEEIFRFTEDALVETLRKDISVEELIGLVLKAGEIAVKTMELLDRANTTKYGKPEITKVYTGLVDGPAILVSGHDLLDLEELLKQTEHSGVNIYTHGEMLPAHAYPEFKKYKHLKGNYGTAWFNQREEFDEFNGAILFTTNCIVPPKESYKDRVFTTGLVGWPGIKHIPNATNGGMKDFSEVIAKAKECGGVKAKVGKYITIGFAHDQVMALADKVLDAVRSGAIKRFVVMAGCDGRFKEREYYTEVAKNLPKDTVILTAGCAKYRYNMLDLGDIGGIPRVLDAGQCNDSYSLAYVALKLKEVLGLDDINKLPISYDIAWYEQKAVCVLLALLYLGVKGIRLGPVLPAFLSPNVAKILVEHFDIKPISGVQEDIEAMMMGR, from the coding sequence ATGAGTATGTTTTGTTATCAATGTTCAGAGGCGGCAAAAGGTGTTGGATGTACTGTAAAAGGTGTATGTGGCAAAGATGATAAGGTGGCTGCATTGCAGGATATGTTGGTGTATAACCTAAAAGGTCTTGCTTATTGGACTAAAAAGGGAAGAGAAGTAGGTGTATTTCTGGAAGAGGCTGATCTGTTTTTACTCGAAGGGCTTTTTGCTACAATTACAAATGTTAATTTTGATGCTGAGAGGTTTGTGGATTATAACAATAAAGCGATCAAGCTAAGGGATATGGTTCGTGAGATGGCTGTTAGTAAGGGGATAAATCCCCATACTCCTTATGATGTTGCAAATTGGAAACCACTCGGTACGGAAGATGATTATCTGGCTAAAGCAGCAGCAGCTTCTATTCTGAGTGAAGAGCATGAGGATATAAGATCGTTAAAGGAGCTTTTGATTTATGGGGTTAAAGGTATTGCAGCTTATGCTGACCATGCCTATGTATTAAAGTTCAAATCTGAAGAGATTTTTAGGTTTACTGAAGATGCACTCGTTGAGACATTAAGAAAAGATATTAGTGTCGAAGAGCTAATAGGGCTAGTGCTCAAGGCTGGTGAGATTGCAGTAAAAACTATGGAGTTGTTGGATAGAGCAAATACTACCAAATATGGCAAGCCTGAGATAACGAAGGTTTATACTGGTCTGGTTGATGGGCCTGCAATTCTTGTATCTGGACATGATCTTTTGGATCTGGAGGAGCTACTTAAACAGACGGAACATTCTGGTGTAAATATTTATACCCACGGAGAGATGCTGCCTGCTCATGCGTACCCAGAGTTTAAAAAGTATAAACATCTCAAAGGTAATTATGGGACAGCTTGGTTTAATCAAAGGGAGGAGTTTGATGAGTTCAACGGTGCGATACTCTTTACAACTAACTGTATTGTACCACCCAAAGAGAGCTACAAAGATAGGGTTTTCACCACAGGTCTGGTGGGTTGGCCCGGCATAAAACATATACCAAATGCTACTAACGGAGGGATGAAGGACTTTAGTGAGGTGATAGCTAAGGCTAAAGAGTGTGGTGGTGTAAAGGCCAAGGTGGGTAAATATATCACCATAGGTTTTGCCCATGATCAGGTGATGGCTCTTGCAGATAAGGTTTTAGATGCGGTACGTTCAGGTGCTATAAAAAGGTTTGTTGTGATGGCAGGTTGCGATGGAAGGTTTAAAGAGAGGGAATATTACACGGAGGTAGCGAAAAATTTGCCAAAGGATACTGTAATATTGACTGCTGGTTGTGCAAAATACCGTTATAATATGTTGGATTTAGGTGATATAGGTGGCATTCCGAGGGTGCTCGATGCTGGTCAGTGTAATGATTCTTATTCCCTTGCATACGTGGCTCTGAAATTAAAAGAGGTTTTGGGACTCGATGATATTAATAAGCTACCTATCTCCTACGATATAGCTTGGTATGAACAAAAAGCTGTATGTGTTTTGTTGGCACTTTTGTATTTGGGTGTCAAAGGGATTAGGTTAGGACCAGTACTCCCTGCATTTTTATCCCCCAATGTGGCTAAAATCCTTGTGGAACACTTTGATATCAAGCCGATATCTGGAGTCCAAGAGGATATTGAAGCTATGATGATGGGCAGATAG
- a CDS encoding pyruvate carboxylase, which yields MRIKKLMCANRGEIAIRVFRACTELGIRTVAIYSDEDRYSLHRYKADEAYLVGKGLDPIAAYMNIEELVDLAKKHHIDAIHPGYGFLAESYEFAEACQKNGIIFVGPDPNTMKIFGDKKLAKDLAKECKVPVIEGSEGVVGDLAEAEKIAEKIGYPVLLKATAGGGGRGIRICKNKKELEENFESAMREAIKAFGKGDIIIEKYIENPKHIEIQLLGDKHGNMVHLYERDCSIQRRHQKLIEIAPSLNIPYETLKRLYDDSVRLGKASGLFCAATAEFLVDSKGNHYFLEVNPRIQVEHTVTELITGIDIVQAQILVSEGKQLSDKEIGITSQDSIYKHGYAIQCRVTTEDPENNFLPDTGEIEAYRIATGFGIRLDAGNGFAGAKITPHYDSLLVKVCSWATTFEQAAKKMNRALSEFRIRGVKTNIPFLQNVITNKDFLSGNFHTNFIDDNPELLKFPKPQDRATKVLKFLANNIVNNPSGVKLSENTVLPPIRVPVIKFGEHVPTGTKDLLNRHGVEGVIDHIKKSKEVLFTDTTMRDAHQSLLATRLRTKDMLAIADAYAHHMSGLFSLEMWGGATFDVSYRFLKESPWERLRLLRGKIPNILFQMLLRGSNAVGYTNYPDNVIKEFIRLSVKNGIDVFRIFDCFNWIDQMLLAIEEVKKNDRIAEAAICYTGDILDPKRVKYSLKYYVNLAKELANAGTDIIGIKDMAGLLKPYAAKVLVKAIKEETGLPLHFHTHDTSGNGEASVLMAIEAGADIVDCAISSMSGLTSQPNLNSILYAIESTERRSSIDKQWAQNISDYFERVRRYYFPFESGLKSATAEVYEHEIPGGQYSNLVVQVEATGLLDRWEDVRKMYAKVNKELGDIVKVTPSSKVVGDLAIFLVRNNLDISDLYEKGGQLSLPESVISFFKGMLGQPYGGFPEKLQQIVLRGEKPLKGRPGELLPPFDFQKAKEDLEKEFGRPFSEEAVVSYALYPQVFKDYINFVNEYGDGMVFDTKDYFYPLKKEEEIEVNIEEGKTLIIKYLGVSEPDEKGFRKVYFEFNGQARTVRIKDEKLSDYIKSNKKGDLNNPKDVCASMPGKITKINVKKGDKVKKGDLLVITEAMKMETKIVANTDGVVEEIYLNQGDKIEAGDLLIKIA from the coding sequence ATGAGAATCAAAAAGCTTATGTGTGCAAACCGTGGTGAGATAGCGATAAGGGTGTTCCGTGCATGTACAGAGCTGGGGATAAGAACGGTTGCCATATATTCGGATGAAGATAGATATTCTCTACATAGATATAAAGCAGATGAAGCTTATTTGGTAGGTAAGGGGTTGGATCCGATTGCTGCATATATGAATATAGAAGAGCTTGTAGACTTAGCCAAAAAGCATCATATAGATGCCATTCATCCTGGTTATGGCTTTTTGGCTGAGTCCTACGAGTTTGCTGAGGCCTGTCAAAAAAATGGGATCATATTTGTTGGGCCTGATCCAAATACTATGAAGATATTTGGAGACAAGAAGCTTGCTAAAGATCTTGCAAAAGAGTGTAAAGTGCCAGTGATTGAAGGATCTGAAGGGGTTGTGGGTGATTTAGCTGAGGCTGAGAAGATTGCAGAAAAGATTGGATACCCAGTTTTATTAAAAGCTACAGCTGGTGGTGGTGGCAGGGGGATTAGGATATGTAAAAATAAGAAGGAACTCGAAGAGAATTTTGAATCAGCCATGAGAGAGGCTATAAAAGCCTTTGGCAAGGGTGATATTATCATAGAAAAGTATATAGAAAACCCCAAGCATATTGAAATTCAGTTGCTAGGTGATAAGCATGGAAATATGGTTCATCTGTATGAGAGGGACTGTTCCATTCAAAGAAGACATCAAAAACTTATAGAGATTGCACCATCCCTGAATATCCCTTATGAGACTCTGAAAAGGTTATATGATGATTCGGTACGATTAGGTAAAGCTTCAGGGCTTTTTTGTGCAGCTACAGCTGAGTTTTTGGTGGATAGTAAGGGTAATCACTATTTTCTTGAGGTCAATCCGAGAATACAGGTGGAGCACACCGTTACTGAGTTGATAACTGGGATAGATATTGTTCAGGCCCAGATTCTGGTTTCTGAAGGTAAACAGTTGAGTGACAAAGAGATAGGTATTACATCCCAGGATAGTATCTACAAACACGGGTATGCGATACAGTGCAGGGTCACTACGGAGGATCCAGAAAACAATTTTCTTCCTGATACGGGTGAAATAGAGGCTTATAGGATAGCTACAGGGTTTGGTATAAGATTAGATGCAGGTAACGGCTTTGCAGGTGCTAAGATTACACCCCATTACGATTCTTTACTCGTAAAGGTATGTAGTTGGGCTACCACATTTGAGCAGGCGGCTAAGAAGATGAACAGGGCTTTAAGTGAGTTCAGGATCAGGGGTGTGAAGACCAATATACCTTTTTTGCAAAACGTCATAACTAACAAGGATTTTTTAAGTGGGAATTTCCATACAAACTTTATAGACGACAATCCAGAACTGCTGAAGTTTCCTAAGCCTCAGGATAGGGCAACCAAAGTATTAAAGTTTCTGGCAAACAATATTGTAAACAACCCATCTGGAGTGAAACTTAGTGAAAACACTGTGCTACCTCCTATCAGAGTACCTGTGATAAAATTCGGAGAGCATGTCCCAACAGGGACCAAAGATCTACTCAATCGGCATGGGGTAGAAGGGGTGATCGATCATATAAAGAAAAGTAAAGAGGTGCTCTTTACTGATACCACTATGAGGGATGCCCATCAGTCTCTACTTGCCACAAGGCTAAGAACAAAGGATATGCTGGCCATAGCTGATGCTTATGCTCATCACATGAGTGGATTATTCTCTTTGGAGATGTGGGGTGGAGCAACCTTTGATGTATCTTATAGATTTTTGAAAGAGTCACCGTGGGAAAGATTAAGGTTGTTAAGGGGAAAGATCCCCAATATCCTCTTTCAGATGCTTCTTAGAGGTTCTAATGCTGTGGGGTATACCAACTATCCTGATAATGTTATCAAGGAGTTTATAAGGCTTTCTGTAAAAAATGGTATAGATGTTTTCAGAATATTTGACTGTTTTAACTGGATCGACCAGATGCTTCTCGCCATAGAGGAGGTCAAGAAGAATGACAGGATTGCTGAAGCTGCTATATGCTACACCGGAGATATTTTGGATCCAAAAAGGGTAAAATATAGCCTTAAATATTATGTGAATCTGGCAAAAGAGCTTGCAAACGCAGGCACAGATATCATAGGGATAAAAGATATGGCTGGGCTTTTGAAGCCTTATGCTGCAAAGGTTCTTGTGAAAGCTATAAAAGAGGAGACAGGTCTTCCCCTTCATTTTCATACCCATGATACAAGTGGTAATGGTGAGGCATCGGTTCTTATGGCAATAGAGGCTGGTGCTGATATTGTGGATTGTGCCATCTCTTCCATGAGTGGCTTGACCAGTCAGCCCAATCTTAATTCTATACTTTATGCCATAGAGTCTACGGAGAGAAGATCCTCCATAGATAAACAGTGGGCCCAGAATATTTCCGACTACTTTGAGAGGGTCAGAAGGTATTACTTCCCCTTTGAAAGTGGATTAAAATCAGCAACTGCTGAGGTCTATGAGCATGAGATCCCCGGAGGTCAGTATTCAAACCTTGTGGTACAGGTAGAGGCTACTGGATTATTGGATAGATGGGAAGATGTAAGGAAGATGTATGCAAAAGTCAATAAAGAGTTAGGTGACATAGTGAAGGTTACGCCATCATCAAAAGTTGTAGGTGATCTGGCCATATTTTTGGTGAGAAATAATCTGGATATATCAGATTTGTATGAAAAGGGGGGGCAGCTATCACTACCGGAGTCTGTTATATCGTTTTTCAAAGGGATGTTAGGTCAACCCTACGGTGGCTTCCCAGAAAAGCTACAGCAGATTGTTTTAAGGGGGGAGAAACCCCTTAAAGGGCGTCCAGGGGAGCTTTTACCACCCTTCGACTTTCAGAAGGCAAAAGAAGATCTCGAAAAGGAGTTTGGCAGGCCTTTCAGCGAGGAGGCTGTAGTTAGTTATGCCCTTTATCCACAAGTATTTAAAGATTATATAAACTTTGTGAATGAATATGGTGATGGGATGGTATTTGATACAAAGGATTATTTCTATCCCCTAAAGAAAGAGGAGGAGATTGAGGTCAATATAGAGGAAGGGAAAACCCTTATCATAAAGTATTTAGGTGTTAGTGAGCCTGATGAAAAAGGATTTAGAAAGGTGTACTTCGAGTTTAATGGTCAGGCACGGACAGTAAGGATCAAAGATGAAAAGCTCTCAGATTATATAAAATCAAATAAGAAAGGTGATTTGAATAATCCAAAGGATGTTTGTGCCTCTATGCCCGGGAAGATCACCAAGATCAACGTGAAAAAGGGTGATAAGGTCAAAAAAGGTGATCTACTTGTGATCACTGAGGCTATGAAGATGGAGACTAAGATTGTAGCTAACACCGATGGAGTAGTAGAAGAAATTTATCTAAATCAAGGAGATAAGATAGAAGCCGGTGACCTTTTAATAAAGATCGCTTGA
- a CDS encoding 4Fe-4S binding protein has product MLRKYRRIVQLIIFLGMFIVPVLNIFEIYFIKGTFYSIDIGDIAIADPLAILQAIISSKTVTVTMLVSVLLPLLMMLVLGRVWCSWMCPYYFIVEILDALKIKLGFKYDKPKYHPSLPHKTNTYRFLLLLLFIFLSGIAGIPLLNLISAPGIISSQALVLVKFHYITFEAFFILVLLILELFYFRFWCRFFCPQGIFLSVFKFSKGLRIAKVKDLCSNCLSCVAACPMILNPMKEGNNFLCHNCGDCIDACPDNKKADTLKFRI; this is encoded by the coding sequence ATGCTCAGAAAATATAGAAGAATTGTCCAGTTAATCATTTTTTTAGGGATGTTTATTGTCCCTGTTTTGAATATCTTTGAAATCTATTTCATAAAAGGGACCTTTTATTCCATCGATATAGGGGATATAGCAATAGCTGATCCCCTTGCAATTCTGCAGGCAATAATATCATCTAAAACAGTTACTGTTACCATGCTTGTTTCCGTACTGTTACCACTTTTGATGATGCTCGTGTTGGGGAGAGTTTGGTGTAGTTGGATGTGTCCTTACTATTTTATCGTAGAAATACTTGATGCTCTTAAAATAAAGTTAGGCTTTAAATATGATAAACCAAAATATCACCCCTCCTTACCCCACAAAACAAATACTTATAGATTTCTCCTTTTACTATTATTTATCTTTCTTTCTGGTATTGCAGGTATCCCACTATTAAACCTAATCTCCGCTCCCGGTATTATTTCCTCCCAAGCTTTGGTGCTCGTAAAGTTCCATTATATAACATTTGAAGCCTTTTTTATTTTAGTCCTTTTAATATTGGAACTTTTTTACTTCAGATTTTGGTGTCGGTTCTTTTGTCCCCAGGGAATTTTTTTATCCGTTTTCAAATTTAGCAAAGGGTTAAGGATAGCTAAAGTAAAAGACCTATGCAGTAATTGCCTAAGTTGTGTAGCTGCTTGCCCTATGATATTAAACCCTATGAAAGAAGGTAATAACTTCCTCTGTCATAACTGTGGTGATTGCATAGATGCCTGCCCTGACAACAAAAAAGCTGACACGTTAAAGTTTAGAATCTAA
- a CDS encoding 4Fe-4S dicluster domain-containing protein encodes MNIRKFFQNLLNNNPFKGFFQVNRLRPPGAVEEKRFMELCIRCARCIEVCPYDSIKRADLFEKMQIGTPYIFAKERACYLCMKCPSVCPTGALDNTLVDAEKVKIGIAHIDQNRCLNYLYLKEEEGLINTGKAQICSTCYNVCPFQDKAIVMEKYILPVITDKCVGCGICVEKCPTEPKSVNIIPTGMGNKDTAGFYYQRSKITFQKSDELSKDYLKGDKLLQRKQSIQGEDKPKFKNNFKVQEKIEGW; translated from the coding sequence GTGAATATTAGAAAATTTTTCCAAAATCTGTTAAACAACAACCCTTTTAAAGGCTTTTTTCAGGTAAATAGATTAAGACCTCCCGGTGCAGTAGAAGAAAAAAGGTTTATGGAGCTATGTATAAGATGTGCAAGATGTATAGAAGTATGCCCCTATGATTCCATAAAAAGAGCAGACCTGTTTGAAAAGATGCAGATAGGGACCCCTTATATATTTGCAAAGGAGAGGGCCTGCTACTTGTGTATGAAATGCCCATCGGTTTGTCCAACAGGTGCTTTAGATAACACCCTTGTGGACGCTGAAAAGGTAAAAATAGGTATTGCCCATATCGACCAAAACCGCTGTTTAAACTATCTTTATCTCAAAGAGGAAGAAGGTCTAATAAACACAGGCAAAGCTCAAATATGTTCCACCTGCTACAATGTTTGCCCTTTTCAGGACAAAGCCATTGTCATGGAAAAATATATATTACCCGTTATCACAGATAAATGTGTAGGCTGTGGTATATGTGTAGAGAAGTGTCCCACTGAGCCAAAATCTGTAAACATAATCCCTACAGGCATGGGTAATAAAGATACAGCTGGCTTTTATTATCAGCGATCAAAGATAACTTTTCAAAAATCAGATGAGTTATCAAAAGATTATTTAAAAGGTGATAAGCTCCTGCAAAGAAAACAATCGATTCAGGGTGAGGACAAACCTAAATTTAAAAACAATTTTAAAGTTCAGGAAAAAATTGAAGGCTGGTAA
- a CDS encoding chaperone NapD has protein sequence MIISGSVVACIEGSLKEVSDFLLEYPQIKVYAASEEKNSIIIVIEEETDAALQALCKKLQEHPKIIQISHHYFNFEDEIDKIHQGIPTDMSLKGFSKSEQRKERDKLSEY, from the coding sequence ATGATTATTTCTGGTAGTGTAGTTGCTTGTATAGAAGGAAGTCTTAAAGAGGTATCAGATTTTTTACTGGAATACCCTCAAATAAAAGTTTATGCAGCATCAGAAGAAAAAAACAGCATTATTATTGTTATAGAAGAGGAAACAGATGCTGCCTTGCAGGCTCTCTGCAAGAAGCTCCAAGAGCATCCAAAGATCATCCAGATCTCACATCACTATTTCAACTTCGAAGATGAAATAGATAAGATCCATCAAGGTATCCCTACCGACATGAGTCTAAAGGGGTTTTCTAAAAGTGAACAACGAAAGGAAAGGGATAAGCTAAGTGAATATTAG